In the Candidatus Abyssobacteria bacterium SURF_5 genome, one interval contains:
- a CDS encoding HD domain-containing protein, whose product MLPVRKSGDRNGPHSLPQRRREPVGLRQVSAAPHPRRRPLMMENVPKEAITAEMQRVFGADTRRINHALDVLSFAERILLKETADRGVVVPAALLHDIGIHEAERKYNSTAAVYQQIEGPPIAKGILTELGMQPHLVSEVCDIIAHHHAPRADESSNFKVLYDADLIVNLRDDFSHLSQSRLKEKIDRMFFTEAGRRLAAEILLK is encoded by the coding sequence ATGCTTCCGGTGCGGAAATCCGGAGACCGAAACGGTCCTCATTCCCTGCCGCAGCGCCGGCGAGAGCCTGTGGGTCTGCGTCAGGTGTCTGCCGCCCCTCATCCACGGCGGAGGCCACTGATGATGGAAAACGTCCCAAAGGAGGCCATTACCGCCGAAATGCAAAGAGTGTTCGGCGCGGACACGCGGCGGATCAATCACGCCCTCGATGTCTTGTCCTTTGCCGAGCGCATCTTGCTGAAAGAAACAGCCGATCGCGGTGTCGTTGTGCCAGCGGCGCTGCTCCACGATATCGGCATCCATGAGGCTGAAAGAAAATACAACAGCACGGCTGCAGTCTATCAACAGATAGAAGGTCCGCCTATCGCAAAAGGAATCCTGACTGAATTGGGAATGCAGCCGCATCTCGTATCGGAGGTGTGCGATATCATCGCGCATCATCATGCTCCGCGCGCCGATGAGTCGTCGAATTTCAAGGTGCTCTATGACGCCGATCTCATCGTCAATCTGCGCGACGATTTCTCCCACCTCTCCCAAAGCCGGCTCAAAGAGAAAATCGACCGCATGTTTTTCACCGAGGCGGGGCGGCGCCTCGCCGCCGAGATTCTGCTGAAGTAG
- a CDS encoding ferredoxin, whose translation MAIKRKIVHISEEKCTGCGACVVPCAEGAIEIVNGKARLIGESLCDGAGFCLGICPEGAMTIEEREADAFSHEAVQEHLSQQSSKETPVLECFRCGNPETETVLIPCRSAGESLWVCVRCLPPLIHGGGH comes from the coding sequence ATGGCAATCAAGCGCAAGATCGTTCACATCAGCGAGGAAAAATGCACCGGCTGCGGCGCGTGCGTCGTCCCCTGCGCCGAGGGCGCAATTGAAATAGTCAACGGCAAAGCTCGCTTGATCGGGGAAAGCCTGTGTGACGGAGCGGGATTCTGTCTCGGCATCTGTCCTGAAGGCGCGATGACCATCGAGGAACGCGAAGCCGATGCGTTCTCTCACGAGGCGGTTCAGGAGCACCTGTCGCAACAGAGCAGCAAAGAAACTCCTGTGCTCGAATGCTTCCGGTGCGGAAATCCGGAGACCGAAACGGTCCTCATTCCCTGCCGCAGCGCCGGCGAGAGCCTGTGGGTCTGCGTCAGGTGTCTGCCGCCCCTCATCCACGGCGGAGGCCACTGA